A single Nisaea sp. DNA region contains:
- the betB gene encoding betaine-aldehyde dehydrogenase, whose translation MRAQPTASHFIAGSPMESPKGKSFPSIHPATGEIIAEIHAADAATIDKAVSGAREGQKVWAALSGAERGRVLRRAADLIRERNRELSLLETLDTGKPLQETLVADAASGADCLEYFGGIAADIHGEFTDLGGSFAYTRREPLGVCVGIGAWNYPIQIACWKSAPALACGNAMIFKPSETTPLTALKLAEIYKEAGLPDGVFSVVQGFGDVGAALVNHPGVNKVSVTGSVQTGAKVMAAAAEGLKPVTLELGGKSPIIVFEDADIENAISGAMLGNFYSSGQICSNGTRVFVQKSIKQKFLDRLRERTAKIRLGDPMNEETHLGPLVSKPQFEKVLGYIQTGRDEGARVLIGGDAATVPAFPKGWFVAPTVFADVKDSMTIAREEIFGPVMCVLDFDTEEEVLARANATDFGLAAGVFTKDIQRGHRVVAALEAGTCWINAYNLTPVEMPFGGVKKSGIGRENARAAIEHYSQIKSVYVEMGDVDSPY comes from the coding sequence ATGCGCGCGCAACCGACCGCCTCCCACTTCATCGCCGGTAGCCCGATGGAAAGCCCCAAGGGCAAGAGCTTCCCCAGCATCCATCCGGCTACCGGGGAGATCATCGCGGAAATTCATGCCGCCGACGCCGCAACCATCGACAAGGCGGTTTCCGGCGCACGGGAAGGTCAGAAGGTCTGGGCCGCCCTCAGCGGCGCGGAAAGAGGCAGGGTGTTGCGCAGGGCCGCCGATCTGATCCGCGAACGTAATCGGGAGCTTTCGCTGCTGGAGACGCTGGATACGGGCAAACCGCTGCAGGAAACGCTGGTGGCGGACGCCGCTTCCGGCGCCGACTGCCTCGAATATTTCGGCGGCATCGCGGCGGACATCCACGGCGAATTTACCGATCTCGGCGGCTCCTTCGCCTATACACGGCGCGAGCCGCTCGGCGTCTGCGTCGGCATAGGCGCCTGGAATTACCCGATCCAGATCGCCTGCTGGAAATCGGCACCGGCGCTCGCCTGCGGCAATGCGATGATCTTCAAGCCGTCGGAAACCACCCCGCTGACAGCCCTGAAACTCGCCGAGATCTATAAGGAAGCAGGCCTGCCGGATGGCGTGTTCAGCGTCGTTCAGGGCTTCGGCGATGTGGGCGCGGCGCTGGTCAATCATCCCGGCGTCAACAAGGTGTCCGTCACCGGCTCCGTGCAGACCGGCGCAAAAGTTATGGCTGCAGCCGCCGAAGGTCTGAAGCCGGTTACGCTGGAGCTTGGCGGCAAATCCCCGATCATTGTTTTCGAGGATGCGGATATCGAGAACGCGATCTCTGGCGCCATGCTCGGCAACTTCTATTCCAGTGGCCAGATCTGCTCCAACGGTACGCGTGTTTTCGTGCAGAAAAGCATCAAACAGAAATTCCTCGACCGGCTGCGCGAACGCACTGCGAAGATCCGTCTCGGCGATCCGATGAATGAAGAGACACATCTTGGCCCCCTCGTCTCAAAGCCGCAATTCGAGAAGGTGCTCGGCTATATCCAGACCGGCCGCGACGAAGGCGCCCGCGTGCTGATCGGCGGTGACGCAGCCACTGTTCCCGCTTTTCCGAAAGGCTGGTTCGTCGCTCCGACCGTCTTTGCAGATGTGAAAGACAGCATGACTATCGCCCGGGAAGAGATCTTCGGTCCGGTTATGTGCGTGCTCGATTTCGACACCGAGGAGGAAGTGCTCGCTCGCGCCAACGCCACTGATTTCGGCCTCGCTGCCGGTGTGTTCACGAAAGACATCCAGCGCGGCCACCGTGTTGTTGCGGCGCTTGAAGCCGGCACCTGCTGGATCAACGCCTACAACCTAACCCCGGTCGAAATGCCTTTCGGCGGCGTCAAGAAATCCGGCATCGGCCGCGAGAACGCCCGCGCCGCGATCGAGCATTACAGCCAGATCAAGAGCGTCTATGTCGAAATGGGGGACGTCGACAGTCCCTATTGA
- a CDS encoding FAD-dependent monooxygenase produces MRIKIIGGGPAGLYFSYLVKRQRPDFEVTLVERNPEGATFGFGVVFSDQALAFMAADDPETHDAILPAMETWRNLTLDLEGERIDIDGMGFAAIGRLELIQILTERARSVGIEPLFENEADDLSRLDDADLIVGADGLNSFIRGDGSEYGTEMPQLENRFIWYGTDRPFDTLTQSFRRSEDGPFNAHHYRYTPTLSTFIVETDEDTWQAAGFEGMGEAETKAYCENVFADVLQGHSLITNNSYWRRFPKLSCKSWHSGKHVLIGDAVHTAHFSIGSGTRLAMEDALALAKAVLATPDDIPAALAAYEAARKPITEKIVRAANTSAAWYEDFANHMELAPADFAYSYIQRSGRMNDERLQRLAPEFFATYSPHWNVDAAGGQA; encoded by the coding sequence ATGCGCATAAAAATTATCGGCGGTGGACCAGCCGGGCTGTATTTTTCATATCTTGTGAAGCGTCAGAGACCTGACTTCGAGGTCACGCTTGTCGAGCGTAATCCGGAAGGGGCCACCTTCGGTTTCGGCGTGGTGTTTTCGGACCAGGCTCTGGCCTTCATGGCGGCGGACGACCCCGAGACTCACGATGCGATCCTGCCCGCGATGGAAACCTGGCGGAATCTGACGCTCGATCTTGAAGGCGAACGGATCGATATCGACGGGATGGGCTTCGCCGCTATCGGACGGCTCGAGCTGATCCAGATCCTGACGGAGCGGGCCCGGAGCGTCGGCATAGAACCCCTGTTCGAAAACGAAGCCGACGATCTGTCCCGGCTGGACGATGCGGATCTGATCGTCGGGGCGGACGGGCTGAATTCTTTCATCCGCGGCGATGGATCAGAATACGGCACGGAGATGCCGCAGCTGGAAAACCGCTTCATATGGTACGGCACGGACCGGCCGTTCGATACCCTCACCCAGTCGTTCCGGCGCTCCGAAGATGGGCCGTTCAACGCCCATCATTATCGCTACACCCCGACACTCAGCACCTTCATCGTCGAGACCGACGAGGACACTTGGCAGGCAGCCGGGTTTGAAGGCATGGGAGAAGCCGAAACCAAGGCCTATTGCGAAAACGTCTTCGCAGATGTGCTGCAGGGCCACAGCCTGATCACGAACAATTCCTACTGGCGCCGTTTCCCCAAACTGTCCTGCAAGAGCTGGCACAGCGGCAAGCACGTCCTCATCGGAGACGCAGTCCACACTGCGCATTTCAGCATTGGTTCAGGCACCCGGCTTGCGATGGAAGATGCCCTTGCCCTTGCCAAGGCTGTGCTCGCAACGCCCGATGACATCCCAGCCGCTCTCGCCGCCTACGAAGCCGCCCGCAAGCCTATCACCGAGAAGATCGTTCGCGCGGCGAATACCAGCGCGGCCTGGTACGAGGATTTCGCCAATCATATGGAGCTGGCTCCGGCCGATTTCGCTTATTCCTACATCCAGCGCAGCGGCCGCATGAACGACGAAAGGCTGCAACGCCTGGCACCCGAGTTTTTTGCCACCTACAGTCCGCACTGGAACGTTGATGCGGCGGGAGGCCAGGCATGA
- a CDS encoding benzoate-CoA ligase family protein produces MTPEQILDRVPRDAPETGEIGFSVPDTYNASSLLFDNLERGRSDKIAVYSDRGNRTYGELAEDACRFGNGLLALGLGRGDRVLLLMDDTPAYPAAIFGAIRAGMVPILANTLSSPDLISFYIEDAGARVMIFDESHASTVTALDAAALAPVTAISINGAGPSAVPEARDGARWLAEQKAELKAADTGRDDPAFMMYSSGSTGRPKGILHLQHDALYTVESYARHILHIGPDDICFSIPKIFFAYGFGNAIAFPFHAGASVILFSGRPKPDAVFDMASRFKPTLLFGLPTLYTAMIKDPSAASADLSSVRMCISAAEILSQEIFDAWKDRFGFEIVEGLGSTEVLHIYLSNTETEKRIGSAGKRVPGYDVMLTTPDGAPAAPGEDGVLSVRGDSNAPCYWNRPDKTADTMRDGWIYTGDRFRCDEDGFYFFLGRIDDLVKVSGQWVYPLEVELCLNEHPEIVECAVAAIQLADRRTVLRAFVSATKGTEPGGPLTASLKTYIRETLLPHKAPRDFVYLDNLPKTGTGKIDRQALLRLETNA; encoded by the coding sequence ATGACACCCGAACAAATTCTGGACCGTGTACCAAGAGACGCTCCGGAAACCGGCGAAATCGGTTTCTCAGTCCCGGATACCTACAACGCCTCCAGCCTGCTGTTCGACAATCTGGAGCGCGGCCGCTCGGACAAGATCGCTGTCTATTCCGACCGGGGAAATCGGACGTATGGGGAGTTGGCGGAGGATGCCTGCCGGTTCGGCAACGGCTTGCTTGCGCTCGGGCTGGGGCGCGGCGACCGGGTGTTGCTGCTCATGGATGACACCCCCGCATATCCGGCCGCGATTTTCGGCGCTATTCGGGCAGGCATGGTTCCAATCCTAGCCAACACCCTGTCGAGCCCCGATCTGATCTCCTTCTATATTGAGGATGCCGGTGCACGCGTCATGATCTTCGACGAGAGCCATGCCAGTACGGTGACGGCACTCGACGCGGCCGCCCTCGCCCCCGTCACAGCGATCTCGATCAACGGTGCTGGCCCTTCTGCCGTGCCGGAAGCCCGCGATGGCGCACGCTGGCTGGCGGAACAAAAAGCTGAACTCAAAGCGGCAGATACGGGACGGGATGACCCCGCATTCATGATGTATTCCTCGGGCTCCACCGGGCGCCCGAAGGGTATTCTCCACTTGCAGCACGACGCGCTCTACACGGTCGAGAGCTACGCGCGCCACATTCTGCATATCGGACCGGACGATATCTGTTTCTCGATCCCAAAGATCTTCTTCGCCTATGGCTTCGGTAACGCAATCGCTTTCCCGTTCCATGCCGGGGCCAGCGTTATTCTGTTCTCCGGACGCCCTAAACCGGATGCCGTTTTCGATATGGCCTCCCGGTTCAAGCCGACCCTGCTGTTCGGCCTGCCGACCCTCTATACCGCAATGATCAAGGACCCGTCTGCGGCAAGCGCGGACCTGTCCTCCGTGCGGATGTGCATCTCGGCGGCGGAAATCCTGTCGCAGGAGATTTTCGACGCCTGGAAGGACCGCTTCGGGTTCGAGATCGTGGAAGGCCTGGGCTCGACCGAAGTGCTGCATATCTATCTCTCGAATACAGAGACCGAGAAAAGGATCGGCTCCGCCGGAAAGCGCGTGCCCGGCTACGATGTCATGCTGACAACACCCGATGGCGCTCCCGCCGCTCCGGGAGAGGACGGCGTGCTGTCAGTGCGCGGCGATTCCAACGCACCCTGCTACTGGAACCGGCCCGACAAGACCGCCGACACCATGCGTGACGGCTGGATCTACACTGGCGACCGGTTCCGCTGCGACGAGGACGGGTTCTATTTCTTCCTTGGCCGGATCGACGATCTGGTGAAAGTGAGCGGCCAGTGGGTCTACCCGCTGGAAGTGGAACTCTGCCTGAACGAGCATCCGGAGATTGTCGAGTGCGCCGTCGCCGCGATCCAGCTAGCGGACCGCCGAACCGTTCTGCGCGCCTTCGTTTCGGCGACGAAGGGGACAGAGCCGGGCGGCCCTCTGACCGCCAGCCTGAAAACCTACATCCGGGAGACCCTGCTTCCGCATAAAGCGCCGCGCGACTTCGTTTATCTGGACAATCTGCCCAAGACCGGCACCGGAAAGATCGACCGGCAGGCTCTGCTCAGGCTCGAGACGAACGCCTGA
- a CDS encoding ABC transporter permease subunit: MSRRGGKIALLGLVSAGFAFLYLPLVVLVVFSFNGSKLVSVWGGWSTKWYLELFSNEQILNAAWLSLKIAMINATGATLLGTMAGLVLARFGRFGGRALFTGLIAAPLVMPDVIIGISLLLTFVSMEQLIGWPHGRGIDTILIAHITFSTAYVAIVVQSRASGLDRSIEEAALDLGARPITAFLLITLPMLAPALASGWLLAFTLSLDDLVIASFVSGPGSSTLPMVIFSKVRLGVTPEINALATLLIGAVALAAGAATWIQIRRSSRA, encoded by the coding sequence ATGAGCCGGCGCGGTGGCAAGATTGCGCTGCTGGGGTTGGTGTCGGCCGGGTTTGCCTTCCTTTACCTGCCGTTGGTCGTGCTTGTGGTGTTCAGCTTCAATGGCTCGAAGCTGGTCAGCGTGTGGGGCGGCTGGTCGACGAAATGGTATCTGGAACTGTTCAGTAACGAGCAGATCCTGAACGCCGCCTGGCTTTCACTGAAGATCGCCATGATCAACGCGACCGGCGCGACCCTGCTCGGTACGATGGCTGGGCTGGTGCTCGCAAGGTTCGGCCGCTTCGGCGGGCGTGCTCTCTTCACGGGCTTGATCGCGGCGCCATTGGTCATGCCGGATGTGATCATCGGCATCAGCCTGCTGCTCACCTTTGTGTCCATGGAGCAGTTAATCGGCTGGCCGCATGGGCGAGGGATCGACACGATCCTGATTGCCCATATTACCTTTTCGACGGCTTACGTCGCGATCGTCGTCCAGTCGCGGGCAAGCGGGCTCGATCGTTCGATCGAGGAAGCGGCGCTTGATCTGGGTGCCCGCCCGATCACGGCTTTCCTGCTGATCACACTGCCGATGCTGGCCCCGGCGCTGGCCTCGGGCTGGCTGCTTGCCTTCACACTCTCGCTGGACGACCTGGTGATCGCCAGCTTTGTCTCGGGCCCCGGATCGTCCACCTTGCCAATGGTGATCTTCTCCAAGGTCCGGCTGGGCGTGACGCCCGAGATCAATGCGCTCGCAACGCTCCTGATCGGCGCTGTCGCACTTGCAGCAGGGGCCGCAACCTGGATACAGATCAGGCGTTCGTCTCGAGCCTGA
- a CDS encoding ABC transporter permease subunit encodes MAEAPASGPASTVATGKSFWFSGKGAVAGIPYLWLFVFFLVPFAIVFRISLSEPVIAQPPYSPLFGADGSYQGSFFNYQLLFDDALFRGAYLNSLWVAGISTLVTLLIGYPMAYVIARARPLVRNLLLMAVMLPFWSSFLLRVYALKTIMADTGLVNGLLLNLGLIDAPIRMLQTDFALYVGISYTYLPFMILPLYATLERLDWSLVEAAEDLGCRPWKAFLLVTLPLSVPGMIAGAMLVFIPATGEFVIPNMLGASDTLMIGRMLWDTFFSERDWTLASSLAVVLLLLLVLPIMVFQIAESRREERA; translated from the coding sequence ATGGCGGAGGCACCGGCATCCGGCCCGGCCTCCACCGTTGCGACCGGAAAATCCTTCTGGTTCTCCGGAAAAGGGGCGGTCGCTGGCATTCCCTATCTGTGGCTGTTCGTGTTCTTCCTGGTCCCGTTCGCCATCGTGTTCCGGATCTCTCTGTCGGAGCCGGTGATCGCGCAGCCGCCCTATTCGCCATTGTTCGGTGCGGACGGCAGCTACCAGGGATCGTTCTTCAACTATCAGCTTCTGTTCGATGATGCGTTGTTTCGTGGGGCCTATCTGAACTCCCTCTGGGTCGCTGGCATCTCGACCCTGGTGACATTATTGATCGGCTACCCGATGGCCTATGTCATTGCCCGAGCGCGGCCGCTGGTGCGCAATCTGCTGCTGATGGCGGTCATGTTGCCGTTCTGGAGTTCGTTCCTGCTTCGGGTCTATGCCCTGAAGACGATCATGGCCGATACCGGTCTGGTGAACGGGCTGTTGCTCAATCTTGGTTTGATCGATGCGCCGATCCGTATGCTGCAGACCGATTTCGCGCTCTATGTCGGCATTTCCTACACCTACCTGCCATTCATGATCCTGCCGCTCTACGCCACGTTGGAGCGGCTTGACTGGTCGCTGGTGGAAGCCGCGGAAGACCTAGGCTGCCGGCCCTGGAAGGCGTTCCTGCTGGTCACGCTGCCGCTTTCGGTTCCCGGCATGATCGCCGGTGCGATGCTGGTCTTTATCCCGGCGACGGGTGAGTTCGTCATCCCGAACATGCTCGGTGCTTCCGACACACTGATGATCGGCCGAATGCTTTGGGACACGTTCTTCAGCGAGCGGGACTGGACGCTGGCGTCGTCTCTGGCCGTGGTGCTGCTGTTGTTGCTTGTGTTGCCGATCATGGTGTTCCAGATCGCCGAATCCCGGCGGGAGGAACGGGCATGA
- a CDS encoding ABC transporter ATP-binding protein: MSDQATTDAYSERPWEAPDRHEPVVRLRGIVKKFGSVEAVAGVDLDVYRGEIFCLLGGSGCGKTTLLRMLAGLEMPNAGSIEIDGEDVTALPPYERPVNMMFQSYALFPHMSVSANVAFGLKRDGIRGQELEDRVSQALAQLELTDFANRRPQQLSGGQRQRVALARAIVKRPKLLLLDEPLGALDKRLRENAQYQLIKLADDTGITMIVVTHDQEEAMVLSTRSAVMDKGKVRQVGTPTELYERPGSRFVGAFLGNITLFDGTVAAIRDGIAELKVDGLDTPLFAAAGQVAIGSRGALALRPEKVRIGREGTAPEGQINRLGGTVEGLAYLGDVTSYRVRTEHGALVEVTRANSENAAKRDVDWDDQVDLWFEPENALLLGAD, from the coding sequence ATGTCCGATCAGGCAACAACTGATGCATATTCCGAGCGGCCGTGGGAGGCTCCTGACCGGCATGAGCCGGTGGTGCGCCTGCGCGGGATCGTTAAGAAATTTGGCAGCGTAGAAGCGGTCGCCGGAGTTGATCTCGACGTCTATCGCGGTGAGATTTTCTGTCTGCTCGGCGGCTCCGGCTGCGGCAAGACCACATTGCTGCGCATGCTCGCCGGGCTCGAAATGCCTAATGCAGGTAGCATCGAAATCGATGGTGAGGACGTGACCGCTCTGCCGCCCTATGAGCGGCCGGTCAACATGATGTTCCAAAGCTATGCGCTGTTCCCGCATATGAGCGTGTCGGCCAATGTCGCCTTCGGGCTCAAACGCGACGGTATTCGCGGCCAGGAACTTGAGGACCGGGTCTCGCAAGCTTTGGCGCAGCTGGAACTGACCGATTTCGCCAATCGCCGGCCGCAGCAGCTATCAGGTGGGCAGCGCCAGCGGGTCGCCTTGGCGCGCGCCATCGTGAAGCGCCCGAAGCTTCTGTTGCTCGATGAGCCACTCGGCGCGCTCGACAAGCGGCTGCGCGAGAATGCGCAGTATCAGTTGATCAAACTCGCGGACGATACCGGCATCACCATGATTGTGGTCACGCATGATCAGGAAGAGGCCATGGTGCTGTCGACCCGCTCCGCCGTTATGGACAAGGGGAAAGTCCGGCAGGTCGGCACCCCGACGGAGCTGTACGAACGGCCGGGATCGCGCTTTGTTGGCGCTTTCCTTGGCAACATTACCCTTTTCGATGGCACAGTCGCCGCAATCCGCGACGGGATCGCTGAACTGAAGGTGGATGGCCTAGACACGCCGCTGTTCGCTGCCGCAGGTCAGGTCGCGATCGGTTCCCGTGGTGCGCTCGCGTTGCGGCCGGAGAAGGTCCGGATCGGACGTGAGGGGACTGCGCCGGAAGGCCAGATCAACCGGCTCGGCGGAACGGTCGAGGGCCTCGCGTATCTAGGGGACGTCACTTCTTACCGGGTGCGGACGGAACATGGAGCGTTGGTCGAGGTGACGCGGGCCAACAGCGAGAATGCGGCCAAACGCGACGTTGACTGGGACGATCAGGTCGATCTCTGGTTCGAACCTGAAAACGCGCTTCTGCTCGGAGCCGACTAG
- a CDS encoding NADP-dependent oxidoreductase gives MSTATNRRWLLASRPEGAPVPENFRLDEAEIPTPGAGEMLLRVIYLSLDPYMRGRMSDAKSYAAPVPIDGVMEGETVAEVMESNNPDFAPGDIVLARAGWQSYGLSDGTGVRKVAAGSAPISTALGVLGMPGLTAYAGLKNIGMPKAGETVVVAAASGPVGSAVGQIAKIRGARAVGIAGGADKCAYLVDELGFDAAVDHRAPDFAEQLAKACPDGIDVYFENVSGKVFDAVFPLFNQFARMPVCGTIAFYNATSFPEMDTKVPALMRAVLTKRLRIQGFIVYDFASDYSDFARDMAGWIADGRVKYREDIVEGIETAPEAFIGLLKGKNFGKMVVKVGQDPVGA, from the coding sequence ATGAGCACTGCCACAAATCGCCGCTGGTTGCTGGCATCGCGCCCGGAAGGCGCTCCGGTTCCGGAGAATTTCCGTCTCGACGAGGCCGAAATCCCGACTCCCGGCGCTGGCGAGATGCTGTTGCGGGTGATCTATCTGTCACTGGACCCCTATATGCGCGGCCGGATGAGCGATGCGAAATCCTATGCGGCGCCGGTGCCGATCGACGGCGTGATGGAAGGCGAGACCGTTGCCGAGGTGATGGAATCGAACAATCCGGATTTCGCGCCCGGAGACATCGTACTCGCCCGGGCTGGCTGGCAGAGTTACGGGCTCTCCGATGGCACTGGGGTGCGCAAGGTCGCTGCCGGATCGGCGCCGATTTCGACGGCGCTCGGTGTGCTCGGCATGCCGGGACTGACGGCCTATGCAGGACTGAAAAATATCGGCATGCCGAAAGCGGGCGAGACGGTGGTGGTTGCCGCCGCGTCAGGTCCTGTTGGCTCCGCTGTCGGGCAGATCGCGAAAATCAGGGGCGCCCGGGCGGTCGGCATCGCCGGTGGCGCGGATAAATGTGCCTATCTGGTGGACGAGCTCGGTTTCGATGCGGCGGTGGATCACCGGGCACCGGATTTTGCTGAACAACTTGCAAAGGCCTGCCCGGACGGGATCGACGTTTATTTCGAAAATGTCAGCGGCAAGGTGTTCGACGCGGTCTTCCCGTTGTTCAACCAGTTCGCCCGGATGCCGGTCTGCGGCACCATCGCCTTCTACAATGCGACCAGCTTTCCCGAGATGGACACAAAGGTGCCGGCCCTGATGCGCGCGGTGTTGACCAAGCGGCTCCGTATCCAGGGCTTCATCGTCTACGATTTCGCCTCTGACTATTCGGACTTCGCACGTGACATGGCCGGCTGGATCGCCGATGGCAGGGTCAAGTATCGTGAGGACATCGTCGAGGGGATCGAGACGGCGCCGGAAGCCTTCATCGGCCTTCTCAAGGGAAAGAACTTTGGGAAAATGGTCGTGAAAGTCGGCCAAGACCCAGTAGGCGCATAA
- a CDS encoding ATP-binding cassette domain-containing protein, which translates to MTSGLCLKDVRITLDGKALLSLDCVIEPGTVLTVMGPSGSGKSTLLSFVAGFLTAPFAAEGRIVLNGADITDALPEARHVGLLFQDPMLFPHLSVGGNLLFGMPPGVRDRLASAGEALDRFGLEGFADRDPATLSGGQASRVALLRLLLSEPKAALLDEPFSKLDRHLRDDIRRFTFERLRDAALPSILVTHDPEDAEAAGGPVVELAEAS; encoded by the coding sequence GTGACTTCGGGACTGTGTTTGAAAGATGTTCGGATTACCCTCGACGGCAAGGCATTGCTTTCGCTTGATTGTGTGATCGAGCCAGGGACCGTGCTGACTGTCATGGGGCCGTCCGGTTCCGGAAAATCGACATTGTTGTCCTTCGTCGCCGGCTTTCTGACAGCGCCGTTTGCGGCAGAGGGCCGGATTGTACTGAATGGCGCCGATATCACCGATGCGCTGCCGGAGGCCCGGCACGTCGGTTTGCTGTTTCAGGACCCGATGCTGTTCCCGCATCTGAGTGTGGGCGGAAACCTGTTGTTCGGGATGCCGCCAGGAGTCCGCGACCGCCTTGCATCTGCCGGGGAGGCGCTCGACCGGTTCGGCCTGGAAGGCTTCGCGGATCGCGATCCGGCAACGCTCTCGGGAGGGCAGGCGTCCCGCGTAGCGCTTCTCCGCTTGCTCCTGTCGGAGCCGAAAGCGGCGCTTCTCGATGAGCCTTTCTCGAAGCTCGACCGGCATCTGCGGGATGATATACGGCGCTTCACCTTCGAGCGGCTGCGGGACGCGGCCCTGCCGTCGATCCTGGTGACGCACGACCCCGAAGACGCGGAAGCCGCGGGCGGGCCGGTGGTGGAGCTTGCCGAAGCCAGCTGA
- a CDS encoding ABC transporter permease: MLRVAPYLVAAILTGPVLAGSLGALIPSFGFLPVLGQDEFGLDAWRALLDWPGIGSSVLLSFVSGIVTAGISLLLALLFLAVFFETQAFIWLRQAIAPMLAVPHAAAAFALAFLIAPSGFLARLLSPWATGWQRPPDLLIVQDELGLSLMAGLVMKEVPFLLLMALAPLAQIHAGDRMRLARSFGYGRVSAWFKTIVPALYPLLRLPVYAVIAYSSANIDVALILGPVSPPPLAVQILRWSNDPDLDFRMIASAGAILQFAVTAGAIALWILAERCIGWLARGWLVSGKRRTGDAGLATLGRGLFPALILASVLGIAALALNAFARVWRFPDALPGRWTLGHWQSVAETAGGPVVATLWIALLTTLLSLVLVVCVLENERQRDARSGRVLEFLIYVPLLVPQIGFIFGLVLLAELAGAPPGGGLVAAGHVIFVLPYVYLSLSEAYRRQDPAWMKIARTLGQSAAGAFWRVRLPMLLTPLLTAFAVGAAISIGQYLVTRLLGAGRVETVTTEAIALAAGGDRRLIGAWALTQAILPVAGFALALAAPRLIWRNRRGMLGGTR; the protein is encoded by the coding sequence ATGCTGAGAGTAGCCCCATATCTGGTTGCCGCTATCCTGACCGGTCCGGTTCTTGCCGGATCGCTCGGAGCGTTGATCCCGTCTTTCGGGTTCTTGCCTGTGCTCGGGCAGGATGAATTCGGACTGGATGCCTGGCGGGCTCTGCTCGACTGGCCGGGTATAGGGAGCTCGGTCCTGCTGTCGTTCGTCTCTGGTATTGTGACGGCGGGGATTTCTCTTCTCCTGGCGCTGTTGTTTCTGGCCGTCTTTTTCGAGACCCAGGCCTTTATCTGGTTGCGGCAGGCTATCGCACCGATGCTGGCCGTTCCTCATGCAGCAGCGGCGTTCGCGCTGGCTTTCCTGATTGCGCCGTCCGGGTTCCTCGCCCGGCTTCTCTCTCCCTGGGCGACAGGTTGGCAGCGCCCGCCGGACCTGTTGATCGTGCAGGATGAGCTGGGGCTTTCCCTGATGGCGGGACTGGTGATGAAGGAAGTGCCGTTCCTGCTGCTGATGGCGCTGGCGCCGCTTGCCCAGATCCACGCGGGGGACCGGATGCGACTGGCCCGGTCGTTCGGATACGGACGGGTCTCGGCCTGGTTCAAGACGATTGTTCCCGCGCTCTATCCGCTGCTGCGGCTGCCGGTTTATGCGGTGATCGCCTATTCCTCGGCCAATATCGATGTGGCGCTGATCCTCGGGCCGGTATCGCCACCGCCGCTTGCGGTGCAGATCCTGCGCTGGTCGAACGATCCGGATCTCGATTTCAGGATGATTGCGTCGGCCGGCGCGATCCTACAATTCGCCGTGACGGCCGGGGCAATCGCTCTCTGGATCCTGGCCGAACGATGCATCGGATGGCTGGCACGCGGCTGGCTTGTCTCTGGCAAAAGGCGCACCGGCGATGCAGGTCTTGCAACGCTGGGGCGGGGATTGTTTCCGGCGCTCATCCTTGCCTCGGTCCTCGGCATAGCTGCACTTGCCCTGAATGCCTTCGCCCGGGTCTGGCGCTTTCCCGATGCGCTGCCGGGGCGCTGGACATTGGGGCATTGGCAGAGCGTCGCGGAAACGGCGGGCGGCCCGGTTGTGGCGACCCTCTGGATCGCGCTGCTGACGACGCTGCTGTCCCTCGTGCTCGTGGTTTGCGTTCTTGAAAACGAACGCCAGCGTGACGCGCGGTCGGGGCGGGTTCTGGAGTTCCTGATCTATGTGCCGCTTCTGGTGCCGCAGATCGGTTTCATCTTCGGTCTGGTGCTGCTGGCGGAACTGGCGGGAGCGCCTCCCGGCGGCGGGCTGGTCGCGGCGGGCCATGTCATTTTCGTTCTGCCTTATGTCTATCTCTCGCTTTCGGAAGCCTACCGTCGGCAGGACCCGGCCTGGATGAAGATCGCCCGGACACTCGGACAGAGCGCGGCGGGCGCGTTCTGGCGCGTGCGTTTGCCGATGCTGCTGACCCCTTTGCTCACGGCCTTTGCCGTCGGGGCTGCAATCAGCATCGGCCAGTATCTGGTGACCCGTCTGCTTGGCGCCGGCCGGGTGGAGACGGTGACAACGGAGGCAATTGCGCTTGCCGCGGGCGGGGACCGCCGCCTGATCGGGGCATGGGCGTTGACGCAGGCAATCCTGCCGGTGGCGGGGTTCGCGTTGGCACTTGCCGCACCGCGCCTGATCTGGCGCAATCGACGCGGAATGTTAGGAGGAACACGGTGA